The proteins below come from a single Denticeps clupeoides chromosome 15, fDenClu1.1, whole genome shotgun sequence genomic window:
- the upf2 gene encoding regulator of nonsense transcripts 2, with protein sequence MPAERKKSVNSDEKESALSNKDKDREREGDRRPTSSKDKGKEEPKPSSKKDGSKSAEEKKRRAEEEKRKKEEKERKRKEEEKLKAEEEQKKKEEEEKRQQEEEEKKQQEEEAKRQKEEEAAQLKEKEEAQQLHQEAWERHQCRKDLRAKNQNAQDARPEEAFFSRLDSSLKKNTAFVKKLRTLTEQQRESLSHDFASLNLSKYIGEAVSSVVEAKLKISDVGCAVHLCSLFHQRYTEFAPLLLQAWKKHFEARKEEKTPNVSKLRTDLRFIAELTIVGLFTDKEGLSLIYEQLKSIIGADRETHTHVSVVISFCKHCGDDIAGLVPRRVKTAAEKFGLTFPPSEIINIEKQQPFQNLLREYFTSLTKHLKKDHRELQNIERQNRRILHSKGELSEDRHKQYEEFATSYQKLLANTQSLADLLDENMPELPQDKTIQEEHGPGIDIFTPGKPGEYDLDEGIWEDEDARNFYENLVDLKAFVPAILFKDSEKTGQCKDREESKEVKESKDSKEVPSTEELELELEAMDITDDPMEMEAADETESEELAKKLLDEQEQEDEEASTGSHLKLIVDAFIQQLPNCVNRDLIDKAAMDFCMNMNTKSNRRKLVRALFTVPRQRLDLLPFYSRLVATLHPCMSDVAEDLCSMLKGDFRFHIRKKDQINIETKNKTVRFVGELAKFKMFSKTDTLQCLKMLLSDFTHHHIEMACTLLETCGRFLFRSPDSHLRTSVLLEQMMRKKQAQHLDARYVTMVENAYYYCNPPPIEKAVRKKRPPLQEYIRKLLYKDLSKVTTEKVLRQMRKLPWQDPEIKGYLICCMVNIWNVKYNSIHCVANLLAGLVAYQEDVGIHVVDGVLEDIRLGMEVNQPKFNQRRISSAKFLGELYNYRMVESAVIFRTLYSFIYFGVNTDGSPSPLDPPEHLFRIRLVCTLLDTCGQYFDRGSSKRKLDCFLIYFQRYIWWKKSLDVWTKDHPFPIDIDYMISDTLELLRPKMRLSSSLDEASRQVTELEREFIIKLGLDKDGRCSSAVGEAEAMDEEDDDDDEEGGAETEEQSGNESEMNEQEEEEGSENEEEEREEEEEENTDYLTDSNKENETDEENNEVTIRGGGLKHVACAEDEDFIQALDKMMLENLQQRSGESVKVHQLDVAIPLQLKSQLKKGPTPPTVEADSEISDTMQFVMLTRKGNKQQFKILNVPLSSHLAANHYNQQQAEQEERMRMKKLTLDINERQEQEDYQEMMQSLAQRPAQANTNRERRPRYQHPKGAPNADLIFKTGGRRR encoded by the exons ATGCCTGCTGAACGCAAGAAGTCCGTAAACAGTGACGAGAAGGAATCAGCCTTGAGCAACAAGGATAAAGATCGTGAGCGAGAGGGCGACAGGCGACCAACCTCTTCCAAGGACAAGGGGAAAGAAGAGCCCAAGCCCAGCAGCAAGAAGGATGGCAGCAAGtctgcagaggagaagaagagacgtgcagaagaggagaaaaggaagaaggaggaaaaggagcggaaaaggaaagaggaggagaaactGAAAGCGGaggaagaacagaagaaaaaggaggaggaagagaagcggcagcaggaagaagaagagaaaaagcaACAGGAGGAGGAAGCAAAGAGGCAGAAAGAAGAAGAGGCAGCCCAACTCAA GGAGAAGGAGGAAGCTCAGCAGCTCCACCAGGAAGCATGGGAACGGCACCAGTGTCGGAAGGACCTGCGTGCGAAGAACCAGAACGCTCAGGATGCCCGTCCTGAGGAAGCCTTCTTCAGCCGACTGGACTCCAGCCTCAAAAAGAACACTGCTTTTGTGAAGAAGCTCCGCACGCTCACCGAGCAGCAGAGGGAGTCCTTGTCCCACGACTTCGCCTCCCTCAACCTCAGCAAGTACATTGGCGAGGCCGTCAGTTCGGTGGTGGAGGCCAAGCTGAAGATCTCCGACGTGGGCTGCGCCGTGCATTTGTGCTCGCTCTTCCATCAGCGCTATACCGAGTTTGCCCCCCTCCTTCTTCAGGCCTGGAAGAAACATTTTGAGGCGCGCAAGGAGGAGAAGACCCCAAATGTGAGCAAGCTTCGCACCGACCTGCGATTCATCGCTGAGCTCACCATTGTGGGTCTCTTCACCGATAAGGAAGGGCTGTCACTCATCTACGAGCAGCTGAAGAGCATCATTGGAGCCGACcgcgaaacacacacacacgtctctgtTGTGATCAGCTTCTGTAAGCACTGCGGCGATGACATCGCTGGTTTAGTTCCTCGCCGGGTCAAGACTGCAGCAGAGAAGTTTGGCCTGACGTTCCCCCCCAGCGAAATCATTAATATTGAGAAGCAGCAACCTTTCCAGAACCTTCTGAGGGAGTACTTCACTTCCCTCACCAAACACCTGAAGAAGGACCATCGAGAACTTCAGAATATTGAGAGGCAGAAcag gaGAATTCTGCACTCTAAAGGGGAGCTCAGTGAGGACCGTCATAAGCAGTATGAGGAGTTTGCTACGTCCTATCAGAAGTTGCTGGCAAACACACAGTCATTAGCTGATTTATTGGATGAAAATATGCCTGAGCTGCCTCAAGATAAAACCATTCAGGAAG AACATGGCCCTGGCATCGATATATTCACCCCGGGAAAACCGGGTGAGTACGATCTGGATGAAGGCATCTGGGAGGATGAGGACGCACGCAACTTCTACGAGAACCTTGTGGATTTGAAGGCCTTTGTTCCTGCAATCCTTTTTAAGGACAGTGAGAAGACCGGCCAGTGCAAAGACCGTGAAGAGAGCAAAG AGGTAAAAGAGTCTAAAGACAGTAAAGAGGTGCCGAGCACTGAGGAGCTTGAGTTAGAACTGGAAGCAATGGACATTACTGATGACCCAATGGAAATGGAGGCAGCAGATGAAACTGAGAGTGAAGAACTTGCCAAGAAACTCCTGGATGAACAGG AGCAAGAAGATGAAGAGGCCAGCACTGGCTCACACCTTAAACTCATTGTGGATGCTTTCATCCAGCAGCTGCCTAACTGTGTGAATAGAGACCTGATAGACAAG GCTGCCATGGACTTCTGTATGAACATGAACACCAAATCTAACCGCAGGAAGCTGGTTCGTGCGCTTTTCACTGTGCCCAGACAAAG ACTGGACCTGTTGCCGTTCTACTCACGGCTGGTGGCAACACTGCACCCTTGCATGTCTGATGTAGCCGAAGATCTGTGCTCCATGCTCAAAGGAGACTTCAGATTCCAT ATCAGAAAGAAGGATCAGATCAACATCGAGACCAAGAACAAAACAGTGAGGTTTGTTGGGGAGCTTGCCAAATTTAAGATGTTCTCCAAAACTGACACCCTGCAATGCCTGAAG ATGCTGCTGTCAGATTTTACACATCATCATATAGAGATGGCCTGCACCCTGCTGGAGACATGTGGCCGTTTCCTCTTCAGGTCACCTGACTCTCACCTGCGCACCAGCGTGCTCCTG GAACAAATGATGCGTAAAAAGCAAGCTCAGCACCTAGACGCCCGTTATGTCACTATGGTGGAGAATGCGTACTACTACTGCAACCCCCCACCCATAGAGAAAGCTGTGCGGAAGAAAAGGCCTCCTCTGCAGGAGTACATTCGCAAGCTCCTATACAAAGACCTCTCCAAAGTAACAACTGAAAAG GTTCTGAGGCAGATGCGGAAGCTGCCATGGCAGGACCCGGAGATCAAGGGCTACCTCATCTGCTGCATGGTCAACATCTGGAATGTGAAATACAACAGCATCCACTGCGTGGCAAACCTGCTGGCCGGCCTAGTGGCTTATCAAGAGGATGTGGGCATCCATGTAGTTGATGGAGTCCTAGAGGACATTCGCCTGGGCATGGag gTGAACCAGCCCAAGTTTAACCAGCGGCGGATCAGTAGTGCCAAATTTCTGGGTGAACTCTACAACTATCGCATGGTGGAGTCTGCAGTCATCTTCCGCACCCTGTATTCCTTTATTTACTTTGGTGTGAACACAGACGGGTCCCCCAGCCCACTAGATCCTCCTGAGCACCTCTTCCGCATCCGGCTGGTCTGTACCCTGCTGGACACCTGCGGCCAATACTTTGACCGTGGCTCCAGCAAGCGGAAACTGGATTGCTTTCTCATATACTTCCAG AGGTACATATGGTGGAAGAAGAGCCTGGATGTTTGGACTAAAGATCATCCGTTTCCCATCGACATTGACTACATGATCAGTGACACACTGGAGCTGCTGAGGCCTAAGATGAGGCTGTCCAGCTCACTGGACGAGGCCAGCAGGCAGGTGACCGAGCTGGAGAGGGAGTTCATCATCAAACTGG GCCTGGACAAGGATGGCAGATGTTCCAGTGCTGTGGGTGAGGCAGAGGCTAtggatgaagaagatgatgatgatgatgaagaaggggGTGCAGAGACAGAGGAGCAGTCTGGAAACGAAAGTGAGATGAACGAGCAAGAAGAAGAA GAGGGGTctgagaatgaggaagaagaaagggaggaagaggaagaagagaacaCAGACTACCTGACCGACTCCAACAAGGAAAATGAAACGGATGAGGAGAACAAT GAGGTAACCATCCGTGGGGGTGGTCTGAAGCATGTGGCCTGTGCAGAAGATGAAGACTTCATCCAGGCTCTGGATAAGATGATGTTGGAGAACCTACAG caacGCAGCGGTGAGTCGGTGAAGGTACACCAGCTGGATGTTGCGATACCCCTGCAGCTGAAGAGCCAGCTGAAGAAGGGCCCCACACCTCCTACTGTAGAGGCGGATTCTGAGATCTCAGACACCATGCAGTTTGTAATGCTCACCAGGAAGGGCAACAAGCAGCAG TTCAAGATCTTGAATGTTCCTCTGTCATCTCACCTGGCTGCCAACCACTACAACCAGCAGCAGGCTGAGCAGGAAGAGCGTATGCGCATGAAGAAACTCACGCTGGACATCAATGAACGTCAGGAGCAGGAGGACTACCAAG AAATGATGCAGTCCCTGGCACAGCGTCCCGCTCAAGCAAACACCAACCGAGAGCGCCGTCCACGCTACCAGCACCCTAAAGGGGCACCTAATGCTGACCTCATCTTTAAAACTGGGGGCAG GAGACGATGA